The region TGACCCGCTCCGGCGAGTCGAAGAACTCCACCACCACTGGCAGGTCGAGCGAGAGTTCCAGCAGCGAGGCGGTATGGACATGGCCGCTGCGTCCGAAGCCGCTGATACCGCGGAACAGGGTCGCCCCGCTGACCTTGGCCTCATCGTGCAGGAAGTTCATCAATTTTTCGTGAACCTTGGCGTGTTCACTCAGATACACACGGGCAACCTTGACCTTCATACCTGCCTCCCAAGCAGCAGACCGACCCAGCACGCGATCACGCAGATCACCACGCTCACCAGCATGTTGGTTCCGGCCTTGATGATTTCTCCCTGTTCGAACAGGGCCATGGTCTCGAGCGAGAACGTCGAGAAGGTGGTAAAGGCGCCCAGCCCTCCGGTGAGCACGGCGGCGCGCCATTCGGGACTGAGATTCAGGCGCTCCACCATCAGGATGCTCAGGAACCCCATGGTCAGGGAACCCAGGACGTTGACGAACAAGGTGCCCCAGGGGAACCCCCGGCCGGCCAGCTGATACACGCCGGCGGAGGCGAGAAAACGCAGGATTGCGCCGATCGCGCCACCCGCGGCAATGGCGAGAAATTGAAACAAGACACCCCTCCTGTTGTTCGGATTGTCACGGGAAGTCCGGGCGTAAGCCACAGTATGCCCATGCCGGGAACGCACCGCCAATCGACGGCACGACGCCGGCTGGCCATATGACCCGGTTCAACAGGAGTTATCAGCCCCCCTTGGGCGGTTCCGGAATATCCGCGGCGAACCCCATCGCCGTGCGGGCATGTCCCGCGCCTTTAGCTAGACTTTCATGATGCGTAATTGTTCCCGAATGCAGCTTCATGATGCGTAATTGTTCCCGAATGCAGCGTCCGGGGGCGGTGGTATAGTGCGATCAGAAGCAATACAAAAGAACTGATGAGCGTATTTGTGGAGGAGAAAGCGGTCGTCGATCCCGCCCGCCGTGCCGCATTGCTGGCCCGGCTGCGTGAGATCCTGCCCGCCCCGGCCATCCTGACCGAGGCGGAGGACCTGCGTCCCTATGAATGTGACGGCCTGGCCGCGTACCGTCAGGTGCCGATGGCCGTCGCGCTGCCGGAAGATATCGGCCAGGTCGAGGCCATCCTGCGCGCCTGCCACGAACTCGAAGTCCCCGTCATCGCGCGCGGCGCCGGCACCGGCCTGTCAGGCGGCGCCCTGCCGCGCGAAGACGCCCTGCTGCTCAGCCTCGCCAAGTTCAACCGCATCCTGGAGATCGACGTCCCCAACCGCTGCGCCCGGGTACAACCCGGGGTGCGTAATCTGGCGATCAGCGAGGCCGCCGCGCCGCATGGCATGTACTACGCACCCGACCCCTCCTCACAGATCGCCTGCTCCATCGGCGGCAACGTAGCGGAAAACTCGGGCGGCGTGCACTGCCTCAAATACGGCCTGACCGTGCACAACGTGCTGGCCGTCAAGCTGCTGACCATCGAG is a window of Gammaproteobacteria bacterium DNA encoding:
- a CDS encoding DUF190 domain-containing protein; amino-acid sequence: MKVKVARVYLSEHAKVHEKLMNFLHDEAKVSGATLFRGISGFGRSGHVHTASLLELSLDLPVVVEFFDSPERVSEVIAQLRDFIEPLHILLFDAELV
- the crcB gene encoding fluoride efflux transporter CrcB codes for the protein MFQFLAIAAGGAIGAILRFLASAGVYQLAGRGFPWGTLFVNVLGSLTMGFLSILMVERLNLSPEWRAAVLTGGLGAFTTFSTFSLETMALFEQGEIIKAGTNMLVSVVICVIACWVGLLLGRQV